One window from the genome of Vibrio vulnificus NBRC 15645 = ATCC 27562 encodes:
- a CDS encoding type II toxin-antitoxin system ParD family antitoxin, with product MAKNTSITLGDHFDGFIANQIQSGRYGSASEVIRSALRLLETQETKMNTLRQLLVEGEESGVADYDLDSFINELDSEERK from the coding sequence ATGGCTAAGAACACTAGTATTACTTTGGGTGACCATTTTGACGGTTTTATTGCTAATCAAATCCAAAGCGGCCGCTATGGCTCTGCAAGTGAAGTTATTCGTTCTGCTTTACGTTTACTTGAAACCCAAGAAACTAAAATGAACACTTTACGCCAGTTGCTTGTTGAGGGCGAAGAAAGTGGAGTTGCGGATTATGACCTTGATTCGTTTATCAATGAGTTAGATAGCGAAGAGAGAAAATGA
- a CDS encoding DUF6500 family protein, with the protein MRESLRRKVLDVCAKKIAQKGENVGVSFYAFFANKNDDPELLMEAATWWIQTHQLDHFEKANKIIEMIKSGK; encoded by the coding sequence ATGCGTGAATCCTTACGCCGTAAAGTGTTAGATGTTTGTGCTAAGAAAATCGCACAAAAGGGTGAGAATGTTGGTGTTTCATTTTATGCATTTTTCGCTAATAAAAACGACGATCCAGAGTTGTTAATGGAAGCAGCTACTTGGTGGATTCAAACTCACCAGCTAGATCACTTCGAAAAAGCCAACAAAATCATAGAAATGATTAAATCAGGCAAGTAA
- a CDS encoding DUF805 domain-containing protein — protein MKCSSCNIQVDDGELKLIEGDMVCKSCFKAQTDDALVPNMMRKTFKPKVKHVSKKSSRVGRVEYTYFMLITWLLLPVLVQVFLMWFVNNPVANNLLNNDVHRFLVGFTPMQVNSNDGAYGFYYDVFALWFIQIPLSVVFSDGRVKDIGWKPWLAFVLWLPLVNLILCFKKGGDGENSYGIPAPRVSLVARIIVFGAPILIPIILIICALYIHGAI, from the coding sequence GTGAAGTGTAGTAGTTGTAACATACAAGTAGATGATGGTGAATTGAAACTTATTGAAGGTGACATGGTATGCAAGTCATGCTTCAAAGCGCAGACTGATGATGCACTTGTGCCAAATATGATGCGAAAAACGTTTAAGCCAAAGGTAAAACATGTGTCAAAAAAAAGTTCCCGTGTTGGGAGGGTTGAATATACTTACTTTATGTTAATTACTTGGCTTCTGTTACCTGTATTAGTTCAAGTTTTCTTAATGTGGTTTGTAAATAACCCAGTTGCCAATAATTTACTTAATAATGATGTTCATCGCTTTCTAGTTGGATTTACGCCAATGCAAGTGAATAGCAACGATGGTGCATATGGATTCTATTATGATGTGTTTGCATTATGGTTTATTCAAATTCCATTATCAGTCGTATTTTCAGATGGACGAGTTAAAGACATTGGTTGGAAGCCATGGTTGGCGTTTGTGCTATGGTTGCCATTAGTAAATTTGATTCTATGTTTTAAGAAAGGAGGAGATGGTGAAAATAGTTACGGGATCCCAGCTCCTCGCGTTTCCTTAGTGGCTCGCATTATAGTATTTGGAGCACCAATTCTTATACCAATAATACTCATTATTTGTGCTCTCTATATTCATGGCGCTATCTAG
- a CDS encoding FRG domain-containing protein, which yields MFNQWEVKEAFAEITVECWGDLVYLLEASFLDWSEFIFRGQADSDWTLRSKFDRDYKNMLSEISNYNSSEASKIKGLIQLKPRHDLLKEHLSRFKTNTVGRRGASPTSLNDMEWWSLGQHFGLSTPLLDWSRSPYVSLYFSLISQTLPESGYHALWVFSPAAFHDLHINQDHRVESEDESIRFIHDALCEENQRVISQGGVFTLTPNGEDIDEFIPKVLNLNGHAPVLYKIKIPMSNRDDFLRHLESMNVHSGTLFPDLIGAADLANRQLEKEKTLLLRRKSDSFADRLFSLNLYHETPNKAFKSDS from the coding sequence ATGTTTAACCAATGGGAAGTGAAAGAGGCGTTCGCTGAGATAACAGTGGAATGTTGGGGTGACTTGGTCTATCTCCTCGAAGCTAGTTTTTTAGATTGGTCGGAATTTATATTTCGAGGACAAGCTGACTCTGATTGGACTTTAAGATCTAAGTTTGATCGGGACTATAAAAATATGCTCTCTGAGATTAGTAATTATAATTCTTCAGAAGCCTCTAAAATCAAAGGTTTGATACAGCTTAAGCCTCGACATGATTTACTTAAAGAACATTTGTCTAGGTTTAAGACTAACACTGTTGGCAGAAGAGGTGCTAGCCCTACTAGCTTGAATGATATGGAATGGTGGTCTTTAGGTCAGCACTTTGGTTTGTCTACACCTTTGCTTGATTGGTCTAGATCGCCTTATGTATCGCTATATTTTTCACTCATCTCTCAAACTTTACCTGAATCTGGGTATCACGCACTTTGGGTATTCTCTCCAGCAGCGTTTCATGATTTACATATTAATCAAGACCATAGAGTTGAATCAGAAGACGAAAGTATTAGATTCATCCATGATGCATTGTGTGAGGAAAACCAGAGGGTTATTAGTCAGGGAGGTGTTTTCACACTTACGCCTAACGGCGAAGATATTGACGAATTCATCCCTAAGGTACTCAATTTAAATGGGCATGCACCTGTGTTGTATAAAATCAAAATACCAATGTCTAATAGAGATGACTTTTTGAGGCATTTGGAGTCAATGAACGTGCATAGTGGGACACTTTTCCCTGATTTAATTGGTGCTGCAGATTTAGCAAATAGGCAACTGGAAAAGGAAAAAACGCTTTTGCTTCGCCGAAAAAGTGATAGCTTTGCCGATAGGTTATTCAGCCTTAATCTATACCACGAAACACCTAACAAAGCGTTTAAGAGTGATTCGTAA
- a CDS encoding VOC family protein — protein MRKLSIITLGVSNIEVSAKFYETVLGLERTDYQSDEIVFLDIDGPELALFPKSELAKDVGVEPNGSGFAGITLARNVRSSGEVLSLLKKAEDNGGKIVKQGQAVFWGGFSGYFSDPDGYLWEIAVGSELYKAEIEQRT, from the coding sequence ATGAGAAAACTATCAATCATTACATTGGGTGTATCAAATATCGAGGTTTCCGCAAAGTTCTATGAAACCGTACTTGGATTAGAACGCACAGATTATCAATCTGATGAAATTGTATTTCTGGATATTGATGGTCCGGAATTAGCTCTGTTTCCCAAATCCGAATTAGCAAAAGATGTTGGTGTTGAACCAAATGGATCAGGCTTTGCCGGTATTACACTGGCTAGAAATGTTCGTTCGTCTGGTGAAGTGCTTAGTCTGCTGAAAAAAGCTGAGGATAATGGTGGGAAAATCGTCAAACAGGGACAGGCAGTGTTTTGGGGTGGTTTTTCAGGTTACTTCTCTGATCCAGATGGATACTTGTGGGAGATAGCTGTAGGTTCAGAGCTCTATAAAGCAGAAATTGAGCAACGCACATAA
- a CDS encoding BLUF domain-containing protein, translating into MKLTRLIYTSTITEQMTHADVDAILESAKHNNLKLGITGILFFNSQHFLQCLEGERNTVNQVYRSIINDSRHHNVVILDYSEIDSRDFHDWTMGYIPASSTTKPVTLKFSATSAFSPYEMTGNSAYLLLLELKSKLPNI; encoded by the coding sequence ATGAAACTTACAAGACTCATTTATACGAGCACCATAACAGAGCAAATGACACATGCTGACGTTGATGCCATTTTAGAGTCCGCCAAGCACAACAATTTGAAACTAGGGATAACTGGTATTCTTTTCTTCAACAGCCAGCACTTCCTTCAATGCCTAGAAGGTGAACGAAACACTGTCAACCAAGTCTATCGCTCAATTATTAATGATTCGAGACACCATAATGTGGTCATCCTTGATTACTCTGAAATTGACAGTAGAGACTTTCACGATTGGACCATGGGCTATATCCCTGCGTCCAGCACAACAAAACCTGTGACTCTTAAATTCTCAGCAACAAGCGCGTTTTCTCCATATGAAATGACTGGCAACTCTGCCTACTTGCTACTTTTGGAACTGAAAAGCAAGCTGCCTAACATATGA
- a CDS encoding type II toxin-antitoxin system Phd/YefM family antitoxin, which yields MKVELVTSLKRQATKILADLHDTKEPVLITEHGKPSAYLVDVDDYEFMQNRLAILEGIARGERALADGKVLSHDEAKDKMSKWLK from the coding sequence ATGAAAGTAGAACTAGTTACATCACTCAAACGTCAAGCAACTAAGATCCTCGCGGATCTCCACGACACCAAAGAACCGGTGTTAATTACTGAGCATGGTAAGCCATCCGCGTATCTCGTTGATGTTGATGACTACGAGTTTATGCAAAATCGTTTAGCTATTCTTGAGGGTATTGCACGAGGTGAGCGTGCACTAGCTGATGGTAAAGTGTTAAGTCATGATGAAGCCAAGGACAAAATGTCAAAATGGCTGAAATAA
- a CDS encoding type II toxin-antitoxin system RelE/ParE family toxin — translation MAEIIWTEPALSDLNDIAEYIALENIVAAKQLVQTIFSKVERLQTFPESGRIPPELEHLSYREVVVNPCRVFYKQDGGKVFILFVMRAERDLRKFLLSKQ, via the coding sequence ATGGCTGAAATAATCTGGACTGAGCCAGCGTTATCTGACCTCAACGATATCGCTGAATACATCGCACTTGAAAATATCGTAGCTGCAAAGCAGTTAGTGCAAACGATCTTCTCCAAAGTCGAACGCCTGCAAACTTTCCCAGAGTCAGGTCGTATTCCACCCGAGCTAGAACATTTAAGTTATCGTGAAGTTGTCGTTAATCCATGTCGTGTTTTCTATAAACAAGACGGTGGCAAAGTGTTTATTCTGTTTGTTATGCGTGCAGAGAGAGATTTGCGTAAGTTCCTGTTGAGTAAGCAGTAA
- a CDS encoding VOC family protein produces the protein MSKTVQQQIGNVALVVENYDDAIEFYTQKLQFTLVEDTDLGGGKRWVQVPPPNSNGTNLLLAQASTPEQTQVVGNQTGGRVFLFLQTNDFWRDYELMKTNGVVFNEEPRVEEYGTVVVFQDLYGNKWDLLQLNRATK, from the coding sequence ATGTCTAAAACTGTTCAGCAGCAAATCGGAAACGTCGCTCTAGTCGTTGAAAATTACGACGATGCTATTGAGTTCTATACTCAAAAACTTCAGTTCACACTGGTTGAAGATACTGACTTAGGTGGAGGTAAACGCTGGGTTCAAGTTCCCCCTCCAAACTCCAATGGTACGAATTTGCTCTTGGCTCAAGCGAGTACACCAGAACAAACGCAAGTAGTAGGAAATCAAACGGGTGGTCGTGTGTTCTTGTTCCTACAAACTAATGATTTCTGGCGAGACTACGAGTTAATGAAGACAAATGGTGTTGTATTTAATGAAGAGCCACGAGTTGAAGAGTACGGTACAGTGGTGGTATTCCAAGATCTCTATGGTAACAAATGGGATTTACTGCAACTAAACAGAGCAACCAAATAG
- a CDS encoding type II toxin-antitoxin system RelE family toxin yields MTYKLDFKKSALKEWKKLGSTLQQQFKKKLIERLDNPHVPASKLSGADNMYKIKLRQSGYRLVYKVEDDVIIVTVLAVGKRERSDVYRKAMKRLDD; encoded by the coding sequence ATGACCTATAAACTCGACTTTAAAAAGAGCGCACTCAAAGAGTGGAAAAAGCTTGGCTCTACTCTGCAACAACAATTTAAGAAAAAGCTAATCGAGCGCTTAGATAACCCACATGTTCCAGCTTCAAAACTTTCTGGAGCTGACAACATGTATAAAATTAAGTTGCGTCAATCGGGCTACCGTCTCGTCTACAAAGTTGAAGACGATGTCATCATTGTAACCGTCTTAGCAGTCGGAAAACGAGAACGTAGCGATGTTTACCGTAAAGCCATGAAAAGGTTAGATGATTGA
- a CDS encoding type II toxin-antitoxin system Phd/YefM family antitoxin, with product MTTRILADVAASITELKANPMKVATSAYGEPVAVLNRNEPAFYCVPAEAYEMMMDRLEDLELLAIAKERESEESISVNIDDL from the coding sequence ATGACCACTAGAATTTTAGCCGATGTTGCTGCAAGCATTACCGAGTTGAAAGCTAACCCTATGAAAGTTGCAACTAGTGCTTATGGCGAACCTGTTGCTGTGTTAAACCGAAATGAGCCAGCATTTTATTGCGTACCTGCCGAAGCGTACGAAATGATGATGGACAGACTCGAAGATCTTGAACTACTAGCTATCGCTAAAGAGCGTGAATCTGAAGAGAGCATTTCGGTAAATATTGATGACCTATAA
- a CDS encoding TIM44-like domain-containing protein — MSKLVVYLSAIVVACLVVAEPAFAGPGGKIASVLSETFWGKVLILCLLIFFSPLIVYVFCKEKLAEQRARKDLRFMAGYSELFEWLKVQERVKDCFYRVHAGWESEDLSSVSDWMTDWYWQNQQQVHLENWKKQGLVNVCKVTHLSKIKPLLFVHRNQSVEHEGSMVVVAITGETQDYLMVKETGKIVEGSKKFKDVETIWTLTLTNGVWKVSNIESSTMSIDYVNEAKHLPKIETTVLSDPPSGRIVVTVKI, encoded by the coding sequence ATGAGTAAATTAGTGGTTTATTTGTCGGCAATTGTGGTTGCATGTTTAGTAGTAGCAGAGCCCGCATTTGCTGGCCCTGGAGGAAAAATTGCAAGCGTGTTATCTGAGACATTCTGGGGAAAGGTACTAATACTATGTTTATTAATCTTTTTTTCACCGCTTATAGTGTACGTGTTTTGCAAGGAGAAACTAGCTGAGCAACGCGCTAGAAAAGATCTAAGGTTTATGGCTGGCTACAGTGAGTTGTTTGAGTGGTTAAAAGTACAAGAAAGAGTAAAGGATTGTTTCTATCGAGTGCATGCTGGTTGGGAGAGTGAAGACTTATCGAGTGTTTCAGACTGGATGACAGATTGGTATTGGCAAAATCAGCAGCAAGTACATCTTGAGAATTGGAAAAAACAAGGGTTAGTTAATGTGTGTAAGGTAACCCATTTGTCCAAAATTAAACCACTACTATTTGTTCATAGGAATCAATCTGTAGAACATGAAGGTTCTATGGTAGTGGTTGCTATTACCGGAGAAACTCAAGATTACCTAATGGTAAAAGAGACAGGAAAAATTGTAGAAGGGAGCAAAAAGTTCAAAGATGTCGAAACAATATGGACTTTGACCTTGACCAATGGGGTTTGGAAAGTTTCGAACATTGAAAGCAGTACGATGTCTATAGATTATGTCAATGAAGCTAAGCATTTGCCCAAGATTGAGACTACGGTGCTAAGCGACCCCCCCTCTGGCAGGATAGTTGTCACTGTTAAAATTTAA
- a CDS encoding IS4 family transposase — translation MCELNILHDSLYQFCPELHLKRLNSLMLACRALLDSKTLTLTELGRNLPCQARTKHNIKRMDRLLGNHHLHQKRLAVYRWHASFICAGNPMPVVLVDWSDIREHKRLMVLRASVALQGRSVTLYEKAFPLSMQCSKSAHDQFLSDLANILPSSVTPLIISDAGFKVPWYKSVEEHGWYWLSRVRGKVQFAELGAENWQPVSKLHSKASSRAKSLGYQKLTRSNAINCQIALYRALPKGRKNQRSTRTNCHHPSPKVYSDSAKEPWVLATNLPTAARTPKQLVRLYAKRMQIEETFRDLKSPAYGLGLRQSRTSCPKRFDIILLIALMLQLMFWLVGIHAQQQGWDRHFQANTVRNRNVLSTVRLGMEVLRRPDYEITTQHLLAAAMTLAELLLKDGYALADL, via the coding sequence ATGTGCGAACTCAATATCTTACATGATTCTCTCTACCAATTCTGCCCTGAACTGCATTTAAAGCGACTTAATAGCTTAATGCTAGCTTGCCGAGCATTACTTGATAGCAAAACCCTTACGCTCACCGAACTTGGCCGCAACTTACCTTGCCAAGCTAGAACTAAGCACAACATAAAGCGGATGGATCGTCTTTTAGGTAACCACCACCTGCACCAAAAGAGACTCGCCGTTTATCGTTGGCATGCTAGCTTTATCTGTGCGGGTAACCCTATGCCCGTGGTTCTCGTCGATTGGTCTGATATCCGTGAACACAAGAGACTTATGGTGCTCCGAGCATCAGTGGCGCTACAAGGGCGTTCGGTCACTTTATATGAAAAGGCCTTTCCACTTTCAATGCAGTGCTCTAAGTCGGCTCATGACCAGTTTTTATCTGACCTAGCGAACATTTTACCTTCCTCGGTGACCCCACTCATTATCAGTGATGCTGGATTTAAAGTGCCATGGTACAAGTCTGTTGAAGAGCACGGATGGTACTGGCTGAGTCGAGTAAGAGGTAAAGTACAATTTGCTGAACTCGGTGCCGAAAATTGGCAGCCAGTCAGTAAGTTACATAGCAAAGCCTCTAGCAGAGCCAAAAGTCTTGGTTATCAAAAGCTGACCCGAAGCAATGCCATCAACTGCCAAATAGCGCTGTATAGAGCATTGCCTAAAGGCCGTAAGAATCAGCGTTCTACCCGAACAAACTGTCACCATCCATCGCCGAAGGTGTACTCTGACTCAGCAAAAGAGCCATGGGTATTGGCAACTAACTTACCAACGGCGGCTCGTACTCCCAAGCAGTTGGTGAGGCTTTACGCAAAGCGCATGCAGATAGAGGAAACCTTCCGAGACTTAAAGAGTCCCGCTTATGGATTAGGTCTACGTCAAAGTCGCACTAGTTGCCCCAAAAGGTTCGATATTATTTTGCTGATAGCTTTAATGCTGCAACTCATGTTTTGGCTGGTAGGAATACATGCACAGCAACAAGGATGGGATAGGCATTTTCAAGCGAATACAGTCAGAAATCGAAATGTCCTGTCTACCGTTCGATTAGGTATGGAAGTCCTCAGGCGACCAGACTACGAGATTACTACTCAACACCTTTTAGCAGCGGCCATGACTCTAGCTGAGCTGCTCTTAAAAGATGGCTATGCACTGGCGGATTTATGA
- a CDS encoding MATE family efflux transporter, whose amino-acid sequence MHRYKKEASSLIKLATPVLIASVAQTGMGFVDTVMAGGVSATDMAAVSVAASIWLPSILFGIGLLMALVPVVAQLNGAGNREQVPFEIQQGAVMALLISIPIIAVLFQTQSILGYMNVDAVMATKTIGYIHAVMFAVPAFLLFQTLRSLTDGLSLTKPAMVIGFIGLLLNIPLNWMFVYGKLGAPALGGVGCGVATAIVYWIMFLLLLLYVTTSQRLRQIQLFTTFHPPQLKAQVKLFKLGFPVAAALFFEVTLFAVVALLVAPLGSTVVAAHQVAINFSSLVFMLPMSIGAATSIRVGHMLGEKSTEGARIASHVGILVGLSTAVFTALLTVVLREQIALLYTDNRVVITLAMQLLIFAAIYQCTDAIQVIAAGALRGYKDMRAIFNRTFIAYWLLGLPTGYVLGLTDWIVEPMGAQGFWVGFIVGLSSAAIMLGVRLHWLHRQNDEIQLNYEAR is encoded by the coding sequence GTGCATCGCTATAAAAAAGAAGCTTCTAGTTTGATTAAGCTCGCCACACCAGTTTTGATTGCATCTGTTGCTCAAACCGGTATGGGGTTCGTGGACACCGTGATGGCGGGGGGCGTCAGTGCAACAGACATGGCTGCAGTTTCTGTCGCTGCAAGTATCTGGCTGCCTTCAATTTTGTTTGGTATTGGACTATTGATGGCTCTGGTCCCTGTTGTCGCTCAGCTCAATGGGGCTGGCAATAGAGAGCAAGTTCCGTTTGAAATTCAGCAAGGCGCTGTTATGGCCCTATTGATCAGTATCCCTATCATTGCCGTTTTGTTTCAAACTCAGTCGATACTCGGTTACATGAATGTCGATGCGGTAATGGCAACCAAAACCATTGGCTATATACACGCTGTGATGTTTGCTGTACCTGCTTTTCTATTGTTTCAAACACTACGTAGTTTGACTGATGGCTTGTCTTTAACAAAACCTGCCATGGTGATCGGTTTCATCGGCTTACTATTGAACATTCCACTGAACTGGATGTTCGTTTACGGTAAATTGGGTGCGCCAGCCCTTGGTGGTGTAGGTTGTGGCGTTGCTACCGCCATTGTGTATTGGATTATGTTTTTGTTGCTACTGCTTTATGTGACAACGTCACAGAGACTAAGGCAGATTCAATTGTTTACTACGTTTCATCCACCTCAGCTAAAAGCGCAAGTTAAGCTATTTAAACTTGGGTTTCCGGTTGCTGCCGCACTTTTCTTTGAAGTAACTCTGTTCGCGGTCGTCGCTTTGTTGGTTGCACCATTAGGTTCTACTGTCGTTGCCGCACACCAAGTTGCCATTAACTTTTCTTCATTGGTGTTCATGTTACCTATGAGTATTGGCGCAGCGACCAGTATCCGTGTCGGGCATATGCTAGGTGAGAAATCGACAGAAGGCGCACGCATTGCTTCTCATGTTGGTATCTTAGTTGGTCTTTCAACCGCCGTGTTTACCGCTTTACTGACGGTTGTTCTGAGAGAACAAATTGCTCTCCTCTATACCGACAACCGAGTAGTTATCACCTTAGCAATGCAGTTGTTGATCTTTGCCGCTATTTATCAATGTACCGATGCGATACAAGTTATCGCGGCTGGTGCGCTACGTGGTTATAAAGACATGCGAGCAATATTCAACCGAACATTTATCGCCTATTGGTTACTTGGTCTACCTACTGGGTATGTTCTTGGTCTTACCGATTGGATTGTTGAACCTATGGGGGCACAAGGCTTCTGGGTAGGATTCATCGTCGGCTTATCTTCCGCGGCCATTATGTTGGGAGTTCGCCTACACTGGCTTCACCGCCAAAATGATGAAATTCAGTTGAACTATGAAGCGAGATAG
- a CDS encoding riboflavin synthase — translation MFTGIVQGTAEVIIIEAKESFQTHTIRLCGEMLSGLAIGASVAHNGCCLTVTKIADELVSFDLMQATLQLTNLGALRVGDRVNIERAAKFGDEIGGHSMSGHISTTATIDQIIDTPNNRTIWFKLPYDDAMKYILAKGYIGVDGCSLTIGEVEADRFSVHLIPETLNRTLFGQRNVGESVNIEFDPQTQAIVDTVERVLLSKGVVA, via the coding sequence ATGTTTACAGGCATAGTACAAGGTACGGCAGAGGTTATTATCATTGAGGCAAAAGAGTCATTCCAAACTCATACCATTCGATTATGTGGTGAGATGCTTAGTGGCTTGGCCATTGGTGCTTCAGTGGCTCATAATGGATGCTGCTTGACGGTGACAAAGATAGCCGATGAGCTTGTCAGCTTTGACTTAATGCAAGCAACACTCCAGTTAACCAACTTAGGAGCGCTTCGTGTTGGCGATCGAGTCAACATCGAGAGAGCGGCAAAGTTTGGGGATGAAATTGGTGGTCACTCAATGTCGGGCCACATCAGTACTACCGCAACGATCGATCAGATCATTGATACACCAAATAACCGAACCATTTGGTTCAAACTGCCTTACGATGATGCGATGAAATACATATTGGCGAAGGGCTACATAGGCGTAGATGGATGCTCGTTAACGATTGGGGAAGTCGAAGCAGATCGTTTTAGTGTGCATCTCATTCCGGAGACATTAAATCGAACTCTGTTTGGTCAGCGTAACGTTGGGGAAAGCGTAAATATCGAGTTTGATCCGCAAACCCAAGCGATTGTTGACACTGTTGAACGTGTACTTTTGTCAAAAGGTGTCGTTGCTTAA
- a CDS encoding CPXCG motif-containing cysteine-rich protein: protein MRNYTEKKFACPHCGHKIGITLDASNGDQEFYDDCPACCHAIHLNMMVDELHDTINLIVDADDEQVF, encoded by the coding sequence ATGCGTAACTACACTGAGAAGAAATTTGCGTGCCCACACTGCGGCCATAAAATCGGAATTACTCTAGACGCCAGCAATGGCGACCAGGAGTTTTATGATGACTGCCCTGCATGTTGTCATGCCATTCATTTAAACATGATGGTGGATGAACTGCACGACACCATTAATCTCATCGTCGATGCCGACGACGAGCAAGTCTTCTAG
- a CDS encoding fructosamine kinase family protein, which translates to MWQAISQQLSETLMFSYDIVEKVHLSGGDINECYMISDGEQRYFVKINSKDFLSKFQVEAENLRLLRQTDSVTLPELVLIGNTKSNAFIILNFLPTKPLEDPENSYKFGQQLAYLHLWGEQKEYGCDQDNYLGATLQPNAWHKKWSTFFSEQRIGWQLQLLKEKGVTFGAIDEIVEVVARQLLNHNPRPSLIHGDLWHGNVALSAFGPICYDPACYWGDRECDIAMTELFGGFSAEFYCGYEDIAPLPFGYTQRKEIYNLYHILNHCNQFGGHYLEQAQKSIDKILSY; encoded by the coding sequence ATGTGGCAGGCCATTTCTCAACAGCTTTCTGAAACCTTAATGTTTTCCTACGATATCGTTGAAAAAGTGCATTTGTCTGGTGGCGACATCAACGAATGCTATATGATCAGCGATGGTGAGCAGCGCTATTTCGTTAAGATCAACTCAAAAGATTTTTTAAGTAAGTTCCAGGTTGAAGCGGAAAACCTTCGTTTGCTTCGCCAAACCGACAGCGTCACCCTACCAGAGTTGGTTTTGATTGGTAATACGAAATCCAACGCATTTATCATCCTTAATTTCCTCCCTACAAAGCCCCTTGAAGACCCCGAAAACAGCTATAAATTTGGCCAACAATTAGCTTATCTTCATCTTTGGGGCGAACAGAAAGAGTATGGCTGTGATCAAGACAACTACTTAGGTGCGACTTTGCAACCCAATGCGTGGCATAAGAAGTGGTCTACCTTTTTCTCAGAGCAACGAATAGGCTGGCAATTGCAACTTCTGAAAGAAAAAGGGGTCACATTCGGAGCGATTGATGAGATTGTTGAAGTTGTTGCTCGGCAGTTACTTAACCACAATCCCCGCCCCTCTCTCATTCACGGCGATTTGTGGCATGGTAATGTGGCTTTATCTGCCTTTGGACCTATTTGTTATGACCCAGCCTGTTACTGGGGAGATCGAGAATGTGACATTGCGATGACGGAACTTTTTGGTGGATTTAGCGCTGAGTTTTATTGTGGCTACGAAGATATTGCACCACTTCCTTTCGGTTATACTCAGCGCAAAGAGATCTACAATCTTTATCATATTCTCAATCACTGTAACCAATTTGGCGGCCACTATTTAGAGCAGGCGCAAAAATCGATCGACAAAATCCTTTCCTACTAA